In Hymenobacter volaticus, the genomic window CGGCTTTGCGCTTGGCGAAGTAGTCGGCTACTTCGTTTACCGATTTGGCATTGAACGTCATTTCTTTGGTGAGTCCCCCTTTCCGGCCCATAAACACGCCGTAGCGCATATCGGCGTAGCCGTTGGTATGGTGTGCATCGGGGTTGATGCTCAGTTGCACCCCTTGCTCTAGCGCATAGTGCACCCACCGCCAATCCAAGTCAAGGCGCCAGGGGTTGGCGTTAATTTCGATAATAACTTGGTGCTTGGCGCAGGCGTCGATGATAGCTTTGTGGTCGAGAGGGTAGCCCTCCCGACGCAGCAGCAGGCGGCCCGTAGGATGGCCGAGCATGGTGCAATATGGGTTTTCGATGGCGCGCAGCACGCGCGTGGTGGCTTTTCGCTCGTCCATGCGCAGGTTGCTGTGCACGGAGGCCACAATGAAATCAAAGGTTTCGAGCACAGCGGACGGATAATCGAGCGCGCCATCAGACAAAATATCTGACTCGATGCCTTTGAAAATGCGGAACGGTGCCAGCTCCTGGTTCAGCCCCTCAATTTCGCGCTGCTGCTGACGCACCCGCTCCACACTCAAGCCGTTGGCGTAGTGCGCGGCCTGTGAATGGTCGCAGATACCAAGGTACTCGTAGCCTTGGCCTTGCAAGAAAGTAGCCATCTCCCGCAGGCTATGGTTACCATCGGAGTAGTTGCTGTGGTTGTGCAGCGAACCGCGCAGGTCGGAGTCTTCAAGCAGTTTAGGCAGTTGATGCGCTTTAGCTAAGGCCAGTTCGCCTAGGCCTTCACGCATTTCGGGCTCCACATACTGCAAACCAGCCTTCTCGTAAATGGCAGCTTCCTGGTAGAACCGCTCCCGGTGCAGCAACTGGCGCAATGTAGCTGGCTGCCCGGCTGGCGTGTCGGTAAGCGGCTCCGAAAGATGGTTTTCGGCGGCCGAGTGCAAGAAGACTTGATTGGTGAAGTCTTCTTTGCTTACCAATAGCACCTCTACTTTCACTCCTGATGCTGTGGCCGTACCCCGCCACGCGAACGGGCCGGAACGATGCGGCTCGGCAGTAAGGCCGTCGAGTTGGTTGAGCAGGGTGTGAGCTTTGGTGGGCTGCGAAGTAGCTGCAACCAGCGCTACGGTTTCTACGGTTTCCAACCGGCGGCGTACCTCCCCTGTCACGGCTACTTGCTCGGTGAAGAGGGCTTCCTGCAGACGCTCCCGTAGGTTGTTGGCTAATTCTTCAGCTTGCGGATAAAGCAGCTTGCCACTGCTTTGAGCCGAGAATTCCAGGGCTTCGAGGATGGTTTGCTGCGTTTTCTGCCCGAAGCCTTTCAGCTTACTTACTTGGTCGTTTTCGGCGGCTTCGCGCAGTTGCTGGGGCTTTCAATGCCAAGTTCCTTCCACAGCGCCCGGATCTTTTTGGGCCCGATACCTTTCACGTTCAGTAGTTCTACTACCCCGGGCGGCGTGGCAGCTAGCAGGCGCGTTAATTCTTCGAAGGTGCCAGTATCCAGCATTTCGGCTACGCGAGCAGCGGCGGTTTTGCTGAGACCGGTACGGTCGGGCAGGCCGTGGCGTTCTACGTCGGCCACCGGAAAGCTCAGCGCTTCGAGGGCGCTAGCGGTACCTTCGTAAGCCCGGATTTTAAAAGGATTTTCATCGTGCAGTTCCAGCAGCTGGGCGGCCAGCCGAAAAGCACGCGTAAGGGCGCGGTTATCCATAGCAACAAAGGTAGTTTCTGGTGGCTGATTGTTGATTGGAGATCAATAATGGTCGGTTACTAGTAGCAGCGTAAACAGAACAAAGCCCTGCCGTTGCTGATTTCTTTACATTCGTTGGTTGGCGGCCAGCAGCAAAGCCGTGCTACTTCAACGCAGGATACACGTCCTGGATGGCGTTGCAGTACGAATAGTCCCTATTCTTTCGTCTCTTAGACGCGGAATAGGGGAAGCACGTTCAACAAGAATCTGAAATTCAGAAACTATAAACTACCTAGAAATATGCGTCTGTTCACTTTGTTGGCATCTTTAAGCGTGCTGTTGCTAGCCGCCACCTGCCAACCTGGCGCCGAAAACGCCATCCAAATGAAACAACTGGAACGCACTTGGCTGCACGCCCACGAAGAAGACCAAGGCGACGTGCGGATTTACCGCCCCAATACGTACGCCTTTCCGCCTTCGCGGGCCGCACTGGCTTTTCCTTCGATCACAATGGTCTGTTCACCCAGCTCGACATTGCTCCCACCGACGGCCTCGAAGGTCGCAAAGGCAAATGGACCGCCGAAAACGACCACACGCTGCGTATTTCCTTGGACGACAAAAAAGACCCGGACTATAAGTTGGAAATCGTGTCGGTGGACAAAGACGTGCTAAAAGTGCGCCGAATTGAACAGTAGCGTACTGCAACCTTGCTTGCCCGAAAGGACTCCTGCACACACAGGAGTCCTTTCTTTTTGGTGCAACCAACTTTATTATGCGCTACCCTTACTTTCTCTCGCTTTTCCTTCTGCTTACCCTTCTACTCAGCAACTGCAAAAAGGACAACACCTCAATATCTGATAATTTAATAGGCCGCACTTGGCTGTTTTCATATGAAGGAAGCAAAGACGGCGTGGATGTTTACCGGCCAAACACCTACGCATTTCCACCCTCTCGTGGCCGCGTCGGTTTCAGATTTGATCCTGATGGACAATTCACGCAGCTACATATTGCTCCTACCGATGGCCTTGAGGCTCATGAAGGGACCTGGACTCCTCTAAGTAATACTCTGTTCTATATTTCTTTCAATGATAACAAAGGAGCAAATTATAAATTACATATAATTTCTTTGGATAATGACGTTTTACGAGTGAAACACTAATGATAGTCCCTAGACAGCTATTGCCCTTGTAGCTGTTCGGTTCTTCGCCCTCTAATGCTCCGTTCTACTATGCGCCTCCCACACCTGCTTGCTCCTTTTCTCTTCGTTCTTCTCTTCCTTAGCAGTTGCAAAA contains:
- a CDS encoding PHP domain-containing protein — its product is MTGEVRRRLETVETVALVAATSQPTKAHTLLNQLDGLTAEPHRSGPFAWRGTATASGVKVEVLLVSKEDFTNQVFLHSAAENHLSEPLTDTPAGQPATLRQLLHRERFYQEAAIYEKAGLQYVEPEMREGLGELALAKAHQLPKLLEDSDLRGSLHNHSNYSDGNHSLREMATFLQGQGYEYLGICDHSQAAHYANGLSVERVRQQQREIEGLNQELAPFRIFKGIESDILSDGALDYPSAVLETFDFIVASVHSNLRMDERKATTRVLRAIENPYCTMLGHPTGRLLLRREGYPLDHKAIIDACAKHQVIIEINANPWRLDLDWRWVHYALEQGVQLSINPDAHHTNGYADMRYGVFMGRKGGLTKEMTFNAKSVNEVADYFAKRKADIKPPLEFKESLFG